One window of Lawsonibacter asaccharolyticus genomic DNA carries:
- a CDS encoding coproporphyrinogen dehydrogenase HemZ, with translation MKLYLDLDNYDYQPERYKYAVEQMMLTLFPEERPEYPPREGRTLKGETNAARFTLRRSPVWTTVRAQVYRPQGMGQAAVRVGSGELDRPPEQVYHTLQHALKMAFYQAGTALLGGEPPWGALTGVRPVKLPTRAMLAGATEAQACRELEREYHVSPRRARLAVECARASLAEDRQLEEGQVSLYIGIPFCPTRCAYCSFVSADVGRALKLVDPYVEALLEEVRRTGQVLEQAGLRVRTLYVGGGTPTTLSASQLDRLLAAAEAHLPLAGCREMTVEAGRPDTITREKLEVLREHGIERISINPQTMSDQVLQAIGRRHTARDIREAFCTAREVDFACINMDLIAGLPQDSVEGFRDSLEEVLALRPENITVHTLAMKKGSRLMEEGGALPSGEETARMVDLSLEALEGAGYRPYYLYRQKYMSGGLENVSWCLPGTENHYNIIMMEELQSVLSLGAGGVTKLVDRSSGRIVRLTNPKYPHDYLAMSAKVLEQKDEILRFYREV, from the coding sequence ATGAAGCTGTATCTGGATCTGGACAACTATGACTACCAGCCGGAGCGCTATAAATACGCGGTGGAGCAGATGATGCTCACCCTCTTCCCGGAGGAGCGGCCGGAATATCCCCCCCGGGAGGGCCGTACACTGAAGGGGGAGACCAACGCCGCCCGCTTCACTCTGCGCCGCAGCCCCGTGTGGACCACCGTCCGCGCCCAGGTGTACCGGCCCCAGGGGATGGGGCAGGCTGCGGTCCGTGTGGGGAGCGGGGAGCTGGACCGTCCGCCGGAGCAGGTGTACCACACCCTCCAGCACGCCCTGAAGATGGCATTTTACCAGGCGGGCACCGCCCTGCTGGGGGGCGAGCCACCCTGGGGCGCCCTCACCGGCGTCAGGCCGGTGAAGCTGCCCACCCGGGCCATGCTGGCGGGGGCCACGGAGGCCCAGGCCTGCCGGGAGCTGGAGCGGGAGTACCACGTCTCCCCCCGCCGGGCCCGGCTGGCGGTGGAGTGCGCCCGGGCCAGTCTGGCGGAGGACCGGCAGCTGGAAGAGGGACAGGTGTCCCTGTATATCGGCATCCCCTTCTGTCCCACCCGGTGCGCCTACTGCTCCTTTGTCTCCGCCGACGTGGGTCGGGCCCTGAAGCTGGTGGACCCCTACGTGGAGGCGCTGCTGGAGGAGGTCCGCCGCACGGGACAGGTGCTGGAACAGGCCGGGCTGCGGGTCCGCACCCTGTATGTGGGGGGCGGGACTCCCACCACCCTCTCCGCATCCCAGCTGGACCGCCTGCTGGCGGCGGCGGAGGCCCATCTTCCCCTGGCGGGCTGCCGGGAGATGACGGTGGAGGCGGGGCGGCCGGACACCATTACCCGGGAAAAGCTGGAGGTGCTGCGGGAACACGGGATCGAGCGCATCTCCATCAATCCCCAGACCATGTCGGACCAGGTGCTCCAGGCCATCGGCCGCCGCCACACCGCCCGGGACATCCGGGAGGCGTTCTGCACCGCCCGGGAGGTGGACTTCGCCTGCATCAACATGGACTTGATCGCCGGCCTGCCCCAGGACAGCGTGGAGGGCTTCCGGGACTCTCTGGAGGAGGTGCTGGCCCTGAGGCCTGAAAACATCACCGTCCACACCCTGGCCATGAAAAAGGGGTCCAGGCTGATGGAGGAGGGGGGCGCGCTTCCTTCCGGTGAGGAGACGGCCCGAATGGTGGACCTCAGCCTGGAGGCCCTGGAGGGGGCAGGCTACCGGCCCTATTACCTCTACCGGCAGAAGTACATGTCAGGCGGGCTGGAAAATGTGAGCTGGTGTTTACCGGGAACGGAAAACCACTATAATATCATCATGATGGAGGAACTGCAGAGCGTCCTGTCCCTAGGGGCTGGCGGGGTCACCAAGCTGGTGGACCGGAGTTCGGGGCGGATCGTCCGCCTCACCAACCCCAAGTATCCCCATGACTATTTGGCGATGTCCGCCAAAGTTCTGGAGCAGAAGGACGAGATCCTGCGCTTCTACCGGGAGGTTTGA
- a CDS encoding single-stranded exonuclease RecJ has protein sequence MKYEKWTVAPPDPAALAALEEAGISPLLAAVLSARGVRVPQEARALLEGGETALEDPLALKDMAQAAGRVRLALERGETIAVYGDYDVDGITATCLLTDFLRRKGGAVIPYIPDRLEEGYGLNREAVTALKEQGASLIVTVDCGITALEETAWARSLGIDVVITDHHECKSGLPAAQAVVDPRRSDCPSACKGLAGVGVALKLAMAINGPEGDGDVLAEYCDLAAVGTVADVMPMTGENRTIVRLGLEELSHPRRLGLALLIREAGLEDKAITATSIGYTLAPRINASGRMGRAQMAVELLLTRDRERGEQLAQELCALNRERQTIEGEIFRQCVDRLDRAPQKGAVLLADPEWHQGVVGIVASRLTERYGCPAFMICLDHGMGKGSCRSWGGVNLFERLAECSDLLEGFGGHALAAGFTVREENIPLLSRRLREGLERALGAGASPAALEADAEVEARELTVEAVADLDRLEPCGTGNPRPVLVLRGALIQSMSQVGRGRHLKLRLESKGTPLDAIFFSADGAELGLAPGGRVDVAFYPQINEFRGTRSVQLQVADLHPAPTRAQAERAVYEKYRRGEGLTPAEARLLMPSRAEFVGLWRYLQRRCAGLGRVEDTASRIARGASRATGQREAAERVLLCLEVLAERGLIDLETGPQGVAVSLRQVERKVDLEASPILGRLRQAIRGGSAEA, from the coding sequence GTGAAGTATGAAAAATGGACGGTGGCCCCTCCTGATCCGGCTGCCCTGGCTGCCCTGGAGGAGGCGGGGATCTCACCTCTGCTGGCGGCGGTGCTGTCCGCCCGGGGCGTACGTGTGCCGCAGGAGGCCCGGGCCCTGCTGGAGGGTGGGGAGACGGCCCTGGAGGACCCGCTGGCTCTGAAGGATATGGCACAGGCGGCCGGCCGGGTCAGGCTGGCTCTGGAGCGGGGAGAGACCATCGCAGTCTACGGGGACTACGATGTGGATGGCATCACCGCCACCTGCCTGCTGACCGATTTCCTCCGACGGAAGGGCGGGGCAGTCATCCCCTATATCCCAGACCGGCTGGAGGAGGGCTACGGCCTGAACCGGGAGGCGGTGACGGCCCTGAAGGAGCAGGGCGCCTCCCTGATCGTCACGGTGGACTGCGGCATTACTGCCCTGGAGGAGACCGCCTGGGCCCGGTCCCTGGGGATCGATGTGGTCATCACGGACCACCACGAGTGCAAGAGCGGCCTGCCCGCCGCCCAGGCGGTGGTGGACCCCCGGCGCAGCGACTGCCCCAGCGCCTGCAAGGGCCTGGCCGGCGTGGGGGTGGCCCTGAAGCTGGCCATGGCCATCAACGGACCAGAAGGGGACGGAGACGTGCTGGCGGAGTACTGTGACCTGGCCGCCGTGGGGACGGTGGCCGACGTGATGCCTATGACCGGGGAGAACCGGACCATCGTCCGGCTGGGGCTGGAGGAGCTCTCCCACCCCCGCCGGCTGGGCCTGGCCCTGCTGATCCGGGAGGCGGGGCTGGAGGACAAGGCCATCACCGCCACCTCCATCGGCTACACCCTGGCGCCCCGGATCAACGCCTCCGGCCGGATGGGCCGGGCCCAGATGGCGGTGGAGCTCCTCCTCACCAGGGACCGGGAGCGGGGGGAGCAGCTGGCCCAGGAGCTGTGCGCCCTGAACCGGGAGCGGCAGACCATTGAGGGCGAGATCTTCCGGCAGTGTGTGGATCGGCTGGACCGGGCCCCCCAGAAGGGGGCGGTGCTGCTGGCCGATCCGGAGTGGCACCAGGGCGTGGTGGGCATCGTGGCCTCCCGCCTGACGGAGCGGTACGGCTGCCCTGCGTTTATGATCTGCCTGGACCACGGGATGGGGAAGGGCTCTTGCCGCTCCTGGGGCGGCGTGAACCTGTTTGAGCGGCTGGCAGAGTGCAGTGACCTGCTGGAGGGCTTCGGCGGCCACGCCCTGGCCGCCGGCTTCACCGTGCGGGAGGAGAACATCCCGCTCCTCTCCCGCCGCCTGCGGGAGGGCTTGGAGCGGGCCCTGGGGGCCGGGGCATCCCCAGCCGCCCTGGAGGCCGATGCAGAGGTGGAGGCCCGGGAGCTCACTGTGGAGGCGGTGGCCGATCTGGACCGGCTGGAGCCCTGCGGCACTGGCAACCCCCGGCCCGTCCTGGTGCTGCGGGGGGCCCTGATCCAGTCCATGTCCCAGGTGGGGCGGGGCCGCCACCTGAAGCTGCGGCTGGAGTCTAAGGGGACCCCGCTGGACGCCATTTTCTTTTCCGCCGACGGGGCCGAGCTGGGGCTGGCCCCCGGCGGCCGGGTGGATGTGGCCTTTTATCCCCAGATCAATGAGTTTCGAGGCACCCGCTCGGTGCAGCTCCAGGTGGCGGACCTGCATCCGGCCCCCACCCGGGCTCAGGCGGAGCGGGCTGTCTATGAGAAATACCGCCGGGGAGAGGGCCTGACCCCGGCAGAGGCCCGGCTGCTGATGCCTTCCCGGGCGGAGTTTGTGGGGCTGTGGCGCTATCTTCAGCGCCGGTGCGCCGGGCTGGGCCGGGTGGAGGACACCGCCTCCCGCATTGCCCGGGGGGCCTCCCGGGCCACCGGACAGAGGGAGGCAGCCGAGCGGGTCCTGCTGTGCCTGGAGGTGCTGGCGGAACGGGGGCTGATCGACCTGGAGACCGGCCCGCAGGGGGTGGCGGTCTCCCTGCGGCAGGTGGAGAGGAAGGTGGACCTGGAGGCCTCCCCCATCCTGGGCCGTCTGCGGCAGGCCATCCGCGGCGGCAGTGCGGAGGCGTAG
- a CDS encoding GTP pyrophosphokinase — MDPILERYQALEDKVSAYTPGLDTQRLYRAFTYADAEHKGQLRKDGTPYITHPLAVAEIVADLGLDADSVIAALLHDTIEDTNATHEEVAKQFGETVAALVEGVTKLSRVQYTSKEEEQMENLRKMFMAMAQDIRVILIKICDRLHNMRTMEYQSPAKQREKSLETMEIYAPIAHRLGMQKLKWELEDLSLRYLDPVGYKEIEDELAARSSAHEEFLAAVQQRITQRMWEEGIRCKVYGRVKHTYSIYRKMFAQNKTLDEIFDLYAFRVIVDDIPECYNVLGCIHDMFKPVLGRFKDYIGTPKPNMYQSLHTTVIGREGVPFEVQIRTWAMHQTAEYGVAAHWKYKQGLANKQLGTEHDFEWVRKLLESQQDTDPDEFVRTLKVDMFADEVFVFTPNGDVKSLPAGATPIDFAYSVHSAVGNRMVGAKVNGRMVPYDHQLSNGDIVEVLTSKTAKGPSRDWLKIAKSNEARNKIRQWFKKEKREENIATGRAAFESELKHVGLKLEAITAPEVLPSILRKVRFGTLDELYASIGYGGTTAVKAVARIRDEMLRLGRLQAEKAAAASKTTAESVIVPASSQEVPVLKGSNKHSDSGIIVEGLGNCLVKFAKCCTPVPGDPVVGFITRGYGVSVHRQDCPNADPGKRKPEEAARWVKVSWVEGSLPSYQTSLELSAKDRDGLTLDVAMALSTAKVKVSALSARSMPDGYASVSVVLEVKDREELSSVINKLNNIQGVYQVVRASGK; from the coding sequence ATGGACCCTATTCTGGAACGATATCAGGCGCTGGAAGACAAGGTGAGCGCCTATACCCCGGGACTGGACACCCAGCGCCTGTACCGGGCGTTTACCTATGCGGACGCGGAGCACAAGGGGCAGCTGCGCAAGGACGGCACCCCCTATATCACCCATCCCCTGGCGGTGGCGGAGATCGTGGCCGACCTGGGGCTGGACGCGGACTCGGTGATCGCGGCCCTGCTCCATGATACCATTGAGGACACCAACGCCACCCACGAAGAAGTGGCCAAGCAGTTCGGCGAGACGGTGGCCGCCCTGGTGGAAGGGGTGACCAAGCTGTCCCGGGTGCAGTACACCTCCAAGGAAGAGGAGCAGATGGAGAACCTGCGGAAGATGTTCATGGCCATGGCCCAGGACATCCGGGTGATCCTCATCAAGATCTGTGACCGGCTGCACAACATGCGCACCATGGAATACCAGTCCCCCGCCAAGCAGCGGGAGAAGTCTCTGGAGACCATGGAGATCTACGCGCCCATCGCCCACCGCCTGGGCATGCAGAAGCTGAAGTGGGAGCTGGAGGACCTGTCCCTGCGCTACCTGGACCCGGTAGGCTATAAGGAGATCGAGGACGAGCTGGCGGCCAGGTCCTCTGCCCATGAGGAGTTCCTGGCCGCCGTCCAGCAGCGCATCACCCAGCGGATGTGGGAAGAGGGCATCCGCTGCAAGGTCTACGGCCGGGTGAAGCACACCTATTCCATCTACCGCAAGATGTTCGCCCAGAACAAGACACTGGATGAGATTTTTGACCTGTATGCTTTCCGGGTCATCGTGGACGACATCCCGGAGTGCTACAATGTGCTGGGCTGCATCCACGACATGTTCAAGCCGGTGCTGGGCCGATTCAAGGACTATATCGGCACCCCCAAGCCCAACATGTACCAGTCCCTGCACACCACCGTCATTGGCCGGGAGGGGGTCCCCTTCGAGGTGCAGATCCGCACCTGGGCCATGCACCAGACGGCGGAATACGGCGTGGCCGCCCACTGGAAGTATAAGCAGGGGCTGGCCAACAAGCAGCTGGGCACGGAGCACGACTTCGAGTGGGTGCGCAAGCTGCTGGAGAGCCAGCAGGACACCGACCCGGACGAGTTCGTCCGCACCCTGAAGGTGGATATGTTTGCCGACGAGGTGTTCGTCTTCACTCCCAACGGGGACGTAAAGAGCCTGCCCGCCGGCGCCACCCCCATCGACTTCGCCTACTCGGTCCACTCCGCGGTGGGCAACCGGATGGTGGGGGCCAAGGTCAATGGCCGGATGGTCCCCTATGACCACCAGCTCTCCAACGGCGACATCGTGGAGGTGCTTACCTCCAAGACGGCCAAGGGGCCCAGCCGGGACTGGCTGAAGATCGCCAAGAGCAACGAGGCCCGCAACAAGATCCGTCAGTGGTTCAAAAAAGAGAAGCGGGAGGAGAACATCGCCACCGGCCGGGCAGCTTTTGAGTCGGAGCTGAAGCACGTGGGCCTGAAGCTGGAGGCTATCACCGCTCCGGAGGTGCTGCCCAGCATCCTGCGCAAGGTGCGCTTCGGCACCCTGGACGAGCTGTACGCCTCCATCGGTTACGGCGGCACCACCGCGGTGAAAGCGGTGGCCCGCATCCGGGACGAGATGCTGCGCCTGGGCCGCCTCCAGGCGGAGAAGGCGGCGGCCGCCTCCAAGACCACGGCGGAGAGCGTCATCGTTCCCGCCAGCAGCCAGGAGGTCCCGGTGCTGAAGGGGTCCAACAAGCACTCGGACTCTGGCATCATCGTGGAGGGACTGGGCAACTGTCTGGTGAAGTTCGCTAAGTGCTGCACCCCCGTGCCCGGCGACCCGGTGGTGGGCTTCATCACCCGGGGCTACGGGGTGTCCGTCCACCGGCAGGACTGTCCCAACGCCGACCCCGGCAAGCGCAAGCCGGAGGAGGCCGCCCGCTGGGTCAAGGTCTCCTGGGTGGAGGGCAGCCTGCCCAGCTACCAGACCAGTTTGGAGCTGTCCGCCAAGGACCGGGACGGCCTGACCCTGGATGTGGCCATGGCCCTGTCCACCGCCAAGGTGAAGGTGTCCGCCCTGTCCGCCCGCTCTATGCCCGACGGCTACGCCAGCGTCAGTGTGGTGCTGGAGGTCAAGGACCGGGAGGAGCTCTCTTCCGTCATCAACAAGCTGAATAACATCCAGGGTGTCTACCAGGTGGTCCGGGCCAGCGGAAAATAA
- a CDS encoding uridine kinase: MAYQLQEINRRIKTDVTEFLEECDQAYAQRVSLAADRILSNLDKSPVVLLSGPSGSGKTTTAMKIAEELQRRGVNTHAVAMDNYFKSLNRKTAPRTPEGDIDYESPQCLDMELLDQHFAALSRGEEIIIPKFEFARQMRNDARGTPLKLGKNEIAIFEGIHALNDDIAGPHPEAAKLYISARSNVNDGAALRFKGTWMRLTRRAVRDYSFRGTGVADTLEMWANVRRGEKLYISPYKNRADIIFDSSLPYEVSVMKNFALPLLQAVPEENARRGELLELIEAFQWFEPIDPELVPVDSLLREFIGGGSYKYH, encoded by the coding sequence ATGGCCTATCAACTTCAGGAGATCAACCGAAGGATCAAGACCGATGTCACCGAGTTTCTGGAGGAGTGCGACCAGGCGTATGCCCAGCGGGTGTCCCTGGCCGCAGACCGCATCCTGAGCAATCTGGACAAGAGCCCCGTGGTGCTGCTCTCCGGGCCCTCGGGCTCGGGCAAGACCACCACCGCCATGAAGATCGCGGAGGAGCTCCAGCGCCGGGGTGTCAATACCCACGCGGTGGCTATGGACAACTACTTCAAGAGCCTGAACCGCAAGACCGCGCCCCGCACCCCCGAGGGAGACATCGACTACGAATCTCCCCAGTGCCTGGATATGGAGCTGCTGGACCAGCACTTCGCCGCCCTGAGCCGGGGGGAGGAGATCATCATCCCCAAATTTGAGTTTGCCCGCCAGATGCGCAACGACGCCCGGGGCACCCCACTGAAGCTGGGGAAGAATGAGATCGCCATCTTTGAGGGCATCCATGCCCTGAACGACGACATCGCAGGTCCTCACCCGGAGGCCGCCAAGCTGTATATCTCCGCCCGTTCCAATGTGAACGACGGGGCGGCCCTCCGATTCAAGGGGACCTGGATGCGGCTGACCCGGCGGGCGGTGCGGGATTACAGCTTCCGCGGCACAGGTGTGGCTGACACACTGGAGATGTGGGCCAACGTGCGCCGGGGGGAGAAGCTGTATATCTCCCCCTATAAAAACCGGGCGGACATCATCTTCGACTCCTCCCTGCCCTATGAGGTGTCGGTGATGAAGAATTTTGCCCTGCCTCTGCTCCAGGCGGTGCCGGAGGAGAACGCACGGCGTGGCGAGCTGCTGGAGCTGATCGAGGCGTTCCAGTGGTTCGAGCCCATCGACCCGGAGCTGGTGCCGGTAGACTCTCTGCTGAGGGAGTTTATCGGCGGCGGCAGCTATAAGTACCATTGA
- a CDS encoding D-tyrosyl-tRNA(Tyr) deacylase, with amino-acid sequence MRAVVTRVSSASVSIGGTVEGAIEQGFLVLLGVGPGDTEAVCDKLAEKICNLRVFEDENGRMNLSLEQVGGALLVVSQFTLYADTSSRRPGFTGAARPDLAVPLYERFMEQCRRRGFQVEHGTFGADMQVASVNDGPVTILFDTDKNGAGRA; translated from the coding sequence ATGAGAGCAGTGGTGACCCGGGTCTCCTCCGCCTCCGTCTCCATCGGCGGGACGGTGGAGGGAGCCATTGAGCAGGGCTTTCTGGTCCTGCTGGGGGTGGGCCCCGGAGATACGGAGGCCGTGTGTGACAAGCTGGCGGAGAAGATCTGCAACCTGCGGGTCTTTGAGGATGAGAACGGCAGGATGAACCTGAGCCTGGAGCAGGTGGGAGGTGCCCTGCTGGTGGTGTCCCAGTTCACCCTGTATGCCGATACCTCCAGCCGAAGACCTGGATTCACCGGGGCGGCCAGACCCGACCTGGCGGTCCCCCTGTACGAGCGATTCATGGAGCAGTGCCGCCGGCGGGGCTTCCAGGTGGAGCACGGGACCTTCGGCGCGGACATGCAGGTGGCGTCGGTGAACGACGGACCAGTGACCATTCTGTTCGATACGGACAAAAACGGAGCGGGAAGGGCGTAA